CAGGAATTGAAAAAGGGGGGATCAAATTGTTTACCATAGGAAAAAGGTCGGCCGGGATCATCATCATAGTCATCGGATTATTATTTGCAGTTCATCAATGGACATCGATTGAATCATTACAATTGTTTCAATATTTATGGATTGCAGCTATTGGTTTGATTCTGTTTGAAAGCTGGTCAATCTATCAGAAAAGCATGGCAGAAGATGAAAAACCATCATTCCACAAACCGTCTGTTGCTCTTTTAGTAGTGATTACGATTGGCAGTTTATTATTCAGTCAAATTGTCACTAACAATATTGCCGTTGGCATACCGTTTATGAATTCGCTGAAAACCTCTGCTGAATGGACAGAAGAGATCGCTGTAACGGATGACATGAATGCATTTCATCTGGATATCCCAAATGCCAAAGTGGCGTTTGGTATTCAGGAGGGAGATTCTATCGTAATCGAAGGTGTTATCAGAGGGAATCAGACAACGAGTGATGAAGTAATAGAGGCTTATAAAGAGCAATTGACAATTTCAGAAGTGGCTGATGTACTTGAGTATACAATAGAACATGAGTCGATGATCTCCTTCTTCGGTTCTTCCAATCAGCTTGAACTCGAGGCGACAATCTTATTGCCTGAATACCTCAAAGTAGATGCGAGAGTCATCAATGGGGAATTGGAGTCTGGTGGACTTGTTCAAGAGATTTATCTTCAAACAACAAATGGGAATATTGCTGTTGGTGGTCATCAAAGTTCTGTTGAAACTCACAGTACAAATGGACGACTTGATTTAGTTGATATTGAAGGCGAATTGGATGCACGGACGACAAACGGAAATATCCATATCATAAATCCAGAAAAATCAGGCGAAGCGAAAACAACGAATGGTTCTATTTCAGTGGATTGGTCTAACATACAAGGGGACTGGGATTTGACGGGAACAAACGGCAAAATCAATCTCCATATTCCTGATCATGCAGATGCAACCATTGAAGGAAGGACAACCAACGGTTCGGTTTCAGGTCCGCTTGAATGGACCAGGGAATATGAGGAGAGCAGCGCCCGTCAAGACAGGCAGGGAAGTGCAGAACTCGGTGAAGGGACGCATCGTATTCATGCTCGAACGGTTAACGGCAGCATACAGGTAGACTTGAATTGAAAAGACAAAATACAAACACTGTCTGGACATCTGCTGCTTACCGGTAGTTTGTCCAGCTTTTTTATAGTATAATAAAATCCAGCTGTCAGATTGTTTGGAGGTTATTTGAATGCCAACACCGAGTATGGAAGATTATTTGGAACGAATATACATA
This Salisediminibacterium beveridgei DNA region includes the following protein-coding sequences:
- a CDS encoding DUF4097 family beta strand repeat-containing protein codes for the protein MFTIGKRSAGIIIIVIGLLFAVHQWTSIESLQLFQYLWIAAIGLILFESWSIYQKSMAEDEKPSFHKPSVALLVVITIGSLLFSQIVTNNIAVGIPFMNSLKTSAEWTEEIAVTDDMNAFHLDIPNAKVAFGIQEGDSIVIEGVIRGNQTTSDEVIEAYKEQLTISEVADVLEYTIEHESMISFFGSSNQLELEATILLPEYLKVDARVINGELESGGLVQEIYLQTTNGNIAVGGHQSSVETHSTNGRLDLVDIEGELDARTTNGNIHIINPEKSGEAKTTNGSISVDWSNIQGDWDLTGTNGKINLHIPDHADATIEGRTTNGSVSGPLEWTREYEESSARQDRQGSAELGEGTHRIHARTVNGSIQVDLN